A genomic window from Candidatus Liberibacter americanus str. Sao Paulo includes:
- the rplI gene encoding 50S ribosomal protein L9, whose amino-acid sequence MEVILLQNISNLGPMGKIVKVKDGYGRNYLLPLKKALRANKENKSFFEAQRSVLEAKNREIQSKFEELSKVLEGKSLTIIRSAGDSGQLYGSVSTRDIASLLNEEGFKINRDQIRLKSPIKSVGMYNATISLHSDVEAKINLNIARSNEDAKIQEKSVKNQDKISDQST is encoded by the coding sequence ATGGAAGTTATTCTTCTGCAGAACATCTCAAATCTTGGGCCAATGGGAAAAATAGTTAAAGTTAAAGATGGTTATGGACGCAATTATCTTCTACCATTAAAAAAAGCTTTGAGAGCTAATAAAGAAAATAAATCATTTTTTGAAGCCCAACGTTCAGTGCTTGAGGCAAAAAATCGTGAAATACAATCAAAATTTGAAGAATTATCTAAGGTATTAGAAGGAAAAAGTTTAACCATAATACGTTCAGCAGGTGATTCTGGGCAGCTGTATGGATCTGTTTCTACTAGGGACATAGCAAGTTTGCTGAACGAAGAAGGTTTTAAGATTAATCGCGATCAGATACGTCTTAAATCTCCTATAAAATCAGTTGGTATGTATAATGCAACAATATCACTCCATTCTGATGTCGAAGCTAAAATCAATTTAAATATAGCACGCTCAAATGAAGATGCAAAAATCCAAGAAAAATCTGTAAAAAATCAAGATAAAATTTCTGATCAAAGTACATAA
- the rplT gene encoding 50S ribosomal protein L20, with protein sequence MTRVKRGVVSSAKHKKVLKLAKGFYGRRKNTIRTAKAAVDRSRQYSYRDRRVRKRDFRSLWIQRINAAVRMRGLTYSRFIEGLRKASVFLDRKVISDIAIEKPDFFDKIVEIAKGNLAYLNDIQCFNK encoded by the coding sequence GTGACTCGTGTTAAAAGAGGTGTGGTTTCTAGCGCCAAGCACAAAAAGGTTTTAAAGTTAGCGAAAGGTTTTTATGGTCGTCGTAAAAATACCATACGTACTGCTAAGGCTGCTGTAGATCGTTCTAGACAGTATTCTTATCGTGATCGTAGAGTTAGAAAGAGAGATTTTAGATCACTATGGATTCAGCGTATTAATGCTGCAGTTCGCATGCGTGGTTTAACTTATTCTAGATTTATTGAGGGTTTGCGTAAGGCGAGTGTCTTTCTTGATCGTAAGGTTATTTCTGATATAGCTATAGAAAAGCCAGATTTTTTTGATAAAATTGTAGAAATTGCTAAGGGTAATTTGGCTTATCTGAATGATATTCAGTGTTTTAACAAGTAA
- the rpmI gene encoding 50S ribosomal protein L35 — translation MPKMKTNSSAKKRFKITAGGKVLAQAAGKRHGMIKRSNKFIRNARGTMVLASPDANKVVANYLPNGM, via the coding sequence ATGCCTAAAATGAAAACGAATTCTTCTGCTAAGAAGCGTTTTAAAATTACTGCTGGGGGGAAAGTCTTGGCACAAGCTGCTGGTAAGCGTCATGGAATGATAAAGAGATCAAACAAGTTTATTAGAAATGCGCGTGGTACTATGGTTTTGGCTAGTCCTGATGCGAATAAGGTTGTGGCAAATTATCTTCCTAACGGAATGTGA
- the rpsR gene encoding 30S ribosomal protein S18, with product MAETTHKPLLRRHVSYRRRSCPLSGKGAPRIDYKDVRLLSRFLSQRGKIIPSRISYVSHKKQRELAKAIKRARYLGLIPYVNV from the coding sequence ATGGCTGAAACCACACACAAACCTTTATTACGTAGACATGTTAGTTATCGACGTAGGTCTTGCCCATTATCTGGAAAAGGAGCGCCTCGTATAGACTATAAAGACGTTCGACTTCTGAGTCGTTTTTTATCCCAACGCGGCAAGATTATTCCCTCTCGCATTTCTTACGTTAGTCATAAGAAACAACGTGAACTTGCAAAGGCGATTAAGAGAGCACGTTATCTTGGATTAATTCCTTATGTTAATGTATGA
- a CDS encoding Npt1/Npt2 family nucleotide transporter, with amino-acid sequence MIGFVVIYCEKVFNFLSRLWTVFCDVRMSEAKKFIPMTIMMFLLLFNFSTLRPLKDSLIIPNMGAEVISFVKLWCVLPSAVLFTVLYIRLSNILDAEKLFYTVTLLFISFFTAFAFIIYPNRDYIHLSPQTVADLAASFTCFKWLIYLAGKWSFALFYVFAELWGAVMINLMFWQFANRITKIEEASRFYSTFGLVGNVGLVFAGNLIMSFSKLEHDSLVVYSMLSLIISSLLMMGIYRWMHLYVLVDPKYYAPKEGSLKKKLKLSIGESVKMALNSKYLGYIVLIVICYGTAINLVEGPWKAKVRELYPTQNEYAHFMGQFVQWTGIVTIFFMILGSNILKTFKWFTSAIITPIMILVTGGGFFMFVIFEKSMLPLTEKFIKMSPIVLAVFLGVLQNILSKATKYTMFDATKEMAFIPLDDEFRTKGKAVVDVVGGRLAKSGGAVIQSCIFMLFPLATFTSILPILFVIFLSLMLVWMFAVSKLNKEYIDISNKN; translated from the coding sequence TTGATAGGTTTTGTTGTGATATATTGTGAAAAAGTATTTAATTTTTTGTCGAGATTATGGACGGTGTTTTGTGATGTCAGAATGTCAGAAGCGAAGAAATTTATTCCTATGACTATTATGATGTTTCTTTTGCTCTTTAATTTTAGCACATTGAGGCCATTAAAGGATAGTCTGATAATTCCGAATATGGGGGCAGAAGTAATTAGTTTTGTTAAATTATGGTGTGTTTTGCCTTCTGCGGTTCTCTTTACAGTTTTATATATTAGATTGTCTAATATTTTGGATGCAGAAAAACTTTTTTATACAGTAACTTTATTATTTATATCCTTTTTTACAGCTTTTGCATTTATCATTTATCCAAATCGTGATTATATACATCTTTCTCCTCAAACAGTTGCTGATTTAGCAGCGTCCTTCACTTGTTTTAAATGGCTTATTTATCTCGCTGGTAAGTGGTCATTCGCTTTATTTTATGTCTTCGCAGAGTTGTGGGGAGCTGTGATGATTAATCTGATGTTTTGGCAGTTTGCAAATAGAATTACTAAGATTGAAGAGGCATCTCGATTTTATTCTACTTTTGGGTTGGTAGGTAATGTAGGTTTGGTATTTGCCGGTAATTTAATAATGAGCTTTTCAAAGCTTGAACATGACAGTTTAGTTGTTTATTCTATGCTTTCTCTTATTATTTCTAGTCTTTTAATGATGGGAATATATAGATGGATGCATCTTTATGTTTTAGTAGATCCAAAATATTATGCTCCTAAGGAAGGTAGTCTTAAAAAGAAATTGAAGCTATCTATAGGTGAGAGTGTTAAGATGGCACTTAACTCTAAATATTTAGGTTATATAGTTTTGATTGTTATCTGTTATGGAACTGCTATTAATTTGGTTGAAGGTCCTTGGAAAGCTAAAGTTCGCGAATTATATCCAACTCAAAATGAATATGCTCATTTTATGGGACAATTCGTTCAATGGACCGGTATTGTGACTATATTCTTTATGATACTTGGTAGTAATATTCTTAAAACATTCAAATGGTTCACTTCTGCTATTATAACTCCTATAATGATTTTGGTTACAGGTGGCGGTTTTTTTATGTTTGTTATATTTGAAAAGTCAATGTTGCCTTTGACTGAAAAATTTATAAAGATGTCTCCAATAGTATTAGCTGTGTTTTTAGGGGTATTACAAAATATTTTGAGTAAAGCTACCAAATATACCATGTTTGATGCTACTAAGGAAATGGCATTTATACCATTGGATGATGAGTTCAGAACCAAAGGTAAGGCGGTTGTAGACGTTGTAGGAGGAAGGCTTGCTAAGTCTGGTGGTGCTGTAATTCAGTCTTGTATATTTATGTTATTTCCTTTGGCAACATTCACAAGTATTCTCCCTATATTATTTGTAATTTTCCTATCTCTTATGTTAGTTTGGATGTTTGCTGTTTCTAAATTAAATAAGGAATATATTGATATTTCTAATAAAAATTAG
- the rpsF gene encoding 30S ribosomal protein S6 — protein MKLYEHVFLLRQDISTQQIKDAIERFRTLIQANGGEVRHVEEWGMRSIAYRINKHRKSYYVLMNIAAPPKAIHELERRMNIDEDVLRHSTVSVKFHDDSPSLVMQKHDRDARNDKSFERKSHFSEEKTLL, from the coding sequence ATGAAGCTATATGAGCATGTTTTCCTCTTAAGACAGGATATCTCTACTCAACAAATCAAGGATGCAATTGAAAGATTTAGGACATTAATTCAAGCAAATGGTGGAGAAGTACGCCATGTTGAAGAATGGGGAATGCGTTCTATAGCTTATAGAATCAATAAGCACCGTAAATCATACTATGTCTTAATGAATATTGCAGCTCCTCCTAAAGCCATTCATGAGTTAGAAAGAAGAATGAACATTGATGAAGACGTTTTGCGTCATTCTACTGTATCGGTTAAATTTCATGATGATTCACCATCTTTAGTGATGCAAAAGCATGATCGAGATGCTAGAAATGATAAAAGCTTTGAGCGTAAAAGCCATTTTAGTGAAGAAAAAACTTTGTTATAA
- the infC gene encoding translation initiation factor IF-3, whose translation MTISKIFGSVRLGEGKKDNSNVIREILSTTPKLIRVVDIGGQNPEDMNTSDALQIAFDRHLDLVIINPEVTPPICKMIDLKKRSYALRKNALEARKKQKSVDVKEVKLRPVIDEHDYQIKVKAIIGFLKQGCKVKISLKFRGREIAHQDIGYDLFNRIKEQVVDFSKVDYEPKLEGKQMTMILSSK comes from the coding sequence TTGACGATTAGTAAGATTTTTGGATCAGTTAGGCTAGGTGAGGGCAAAAAGGATAACAGCAATGTTATTCGTGAGATATTAAGCACCACACCTAAACTTATAAGAGTCGTTGATATAGGAGGTCAGAATCCAGAAGATATGAATACGTCTGATGCTTTACAAATAGCATTTGATAGACATCTTGATCTTGTTATTATTAATCCTGAGGTTACTCCTCCTATTTGCAAAATGATTGATTTGAAAAAGAGGAGTTATGCTCTACGCAAGAATGCATTAGAAGCTCGTAAAAAACAGAAAAGTGTTGATGTAAAAGAAGTAAAATTGCGTCCTGTAATTGATGAGCATGATTATCAAATCAAGGTAAAAGCTATAATTGGTTTTTTAAAGCAAGGATGCAAAGTGAAGATATCTCTCAAGTTTCGTGGGCGTGAGATTGCTCATCAAGATATTGGGTATGATCTTTTTAATAGGATAAAGGAGCAGGTAGTTGATTTTTCTAAGGTTGATTATGAGCCAAAGCTTGAAGGTAAGCAAATGACAATGATCTTATCTTCTAAGTGA
- the argJ gene encoding bifunctional glutamate N-acetyltransferase/amino-acid acetyltransferase ArgJ has translation MSVFNFASIYRDDNLLPIKGVRLSTASLGIQYSGRDDVFLIIFDRPASVAGVFTRSKCPSAPVDFCKDNLSHGIARALVVNSGNANAFTGKKGRDSVHYIVKSIADLICCREDEVYVASTGIIGSFLDISKFDGVFDDMIKNAVDNYWLASAKAMMTTDSYAKTATRTVDIDGIKITINGIAKGAGMIAPDMATTLAFVVTDIDIAPPILQSILSEGVEPSFNSITVDSDTSTSDTLLLFSTGTAVNNMKPIVCMDDKRLSVFRPVLFDLLKDLALQVVCDGEGASKILQVTVKGAENSVSAKRVALSIANSPLIKTAITSEGCGWWGRIVMAVGKSGEMVDRDKLSLWFKDICIAANGEPEKCFPKEDVLSIMKQDCIPITVDLGIGSGFHTVWTCNFSGEYVNFNSNFIS, from the coding sequence ATGTCAGTATTTAATTTTGCCTCAATATATCGTGATGATAACCTTTTGCCGATAAAAGGAGTTAGATTATCTACTGCTTCTCTGGGAATACAGTATTCGGGGAGAGATGATGTATTCTTGATCATATTTGATAGGCCAGCATCTGTTGCAGGTGTTTTCACTCGTTCTAAATGTCCATCTGCGCCCGTAGATTTTTGTAAAGATAATTTATCACATGGAATTGCAAGGGCATTGGTCGTTAATTCTGGTAATGCTAATGCTTTTACGGGCAAAAAGGGACGCGATTCTGTTCATTATATTGTTAAATCCATAGCTGATCTTATATGCTGCAGAGAGGATGAAGTTTACGTTGCTTCTACTGGCATAATCGGCTCTTTTTTGGATATTTCTAAGTTCGATGGTGTATTTGATGATATGATTAAAAATGCTGTTGATAATTATTGGCTTGCTTCTGCTAAAGCAATGATGACAACAGATAGTTATGCTAAAACAGCTACTCGCACTGTTGATATTGATGGGATTAAGATTACTATCAATGGTATTGCAAAAGGTGCAGGGATGATTGCTCCTGATATGGCAACTACGCTTGCTTTTGTTGTTACAGATATTGATATTGCTCCTCCGATATTACAGTCTATCTTATCTGAAGGAGTTGAGCCTAGTTTTAATTCTATCACTGTTGATAGTGACACATCAACATCTGATACTCTTCTATTGTTTTCTACAGGTACCGCTGTCAATAATATGAAGCCGATTGTTTGTATGGATGACAAACGTTTATCTGTTTTTCGTCCTGTTCTTTTTGATCTTTTAAAGGATTTAGCGTTGCAGGTTGTTTGTGATGGAGAGGGGGCTTCTAAAATTCTTCAGGTTACTGTTAAAGGTGCTGAAAATTCTGTTTCTGCTAAAAGAGTAGCTCTATCAATTGCAAATTCTCCTTTGATTAAAACTGCTATTACTAGTGAAGGCTGTGGATGGTGGGGGCGCATAGTTATGGCTGTTGGTAAATCTGGTGAGATGGTTGATCGTGATAAGTTGTCATTATGGTTTAAAGATATATGTATTGCTGCTAATGGTGAGCCAGAAAAATGTTTTCCTAAAGAAGATGTTTTATCTATAATGAAACAAGATTGTATCCCAATAACTGTTGATCTTGGGATTGGCAGTGGTTTTCATACTGTTTGGACATGTAATTTTAGTGGAGAATATGTTAATTTTAATAGTAATTTTATTAGCTAA
- a CDS encoding (deoxy)nucleoside triphosphate pyrophosphohydrolase, producing the protein MYSYSNNILLVVACAIFNYDGKVLISNRPSNKSHAGFWEFPGGKIDNGESPEEALVRELLEELSIVVETSALLPITFASHSYENFHLLMPLFACHNFEGSPRGCEGQQVRWVGIDELADYSMLPADLPLIDYLHKHYPAYVYIN; encoded by the coding sequence ATGTATAGCTATAGTAACAATATTTTGCTGGTGGTTGCATGTGCGATTTTTAATTATGACGGAAAAGTTTTAATATCTAATCGTCCTAGCAATAAGTCTCATGCTGGATTTTGGGAGTTTCCTGGTGGAAAGATTGACAATGGAGAATCTCCTGAAGAGGCTTTGGTTCGTGAATTATTAGAAGAATTATCTATAGTTGTTGAGACTTCTGCCTTGCTTCCTATTACGTTTGCAAGTCATTCATATGAAAATTTTCACCTCTTGATGCCTTTATTTGCTTGTCATAATTTTGAGGGAAGTCCACGCGGATGTGAGGGGCAGCAAGTAAGATGGGTAGGAATTGATGAATTGGCAGATTATTCTATGTTACCAGCAGATTTGCCTCTTATAGATTACTTACATAAACATTATCCAGCCTATGTTTATATAAATTAA
- the secA gene encoding preprotein translocase subunit SecA, which translates to MLNMVSLISNFFRSSSEKRLQHYRNMVNKINNLEEEISELSDELLSNKTSEFKKRLNEGETLNDLLIPSFAVAREASRRMLNMRPFDVQLIGGMILHEGCVAEMKTGEGKTLAAVLPVYLNALSGKGVHVVTVNDYLASRDAGTMSTVYNFLGLSTGIVTNSSSNDERRKAYACDITYVTNNELGFDYLRDNMQYKREDMVQRGHNFAIVDEVDSILIDEARTPLVISGPIEDQSDLYRSIESIVSRLDPSDYEIDEKQRSSNFSEKGIEKIEDILRNENILESGSLYDFENVSTIHLLNNSLKAHKIFIRDKDYIVKNNEVVIIDEFTGRMMPGRRYSDGQHQALEAKENVKICPENQTLSSITFQNYFRMYTKLSGMTGTATTEAEELANIYKLNVIEVPTNVPTIRIDENDEIYQTAEEKYEAIISEIMAAHEKEQPILIGTSSIEKSEYLANLLRKKKFTKFKILNALYHEQEAYIISQAGIPGAVTIATNMAGRGTDIQLGGNVSMRIEHDLSNIIDEEKRSKRINMIQEEIKALKDKAIAAGGLYIIATERHESRRIDNQLRGRSGRQGDPGRSKFYLSLQDDLMRIFGSSRMELFLRKMGIEKGEAIIHPWINKAIEHAQKKVEAHNFETRKNLLKYDDVVNEQRKLIFEQRLEIIDASDILDILSDMSYKVVDDLITVFIPKNSYKEKWDIEKLSLELSEIFGIDFPIKDWCNKDDIDHDKIRDQIIYETNKIIKNKEKLLGIETTKTIGRNILLQTLDLFWREHIARLDHSRSVIGFRGYAQRDPLQEYKSEAFGFFKILLANLQRDVVSQFARIDLNADNNNYLSSTEGDKEKYDNNTIKNKLNTGNALNIKRNAPCPCNSGKKYKHCHGSCS; encoded by the coding sequence ATGCTTAATATGGTAAGTCTGATAAGTAATTTTTTTAGATCATCCAGTGAAAAACGTTTGCAACACTATCGCAACATGGTCAACAAAATAAATAATCTTGAAGAAGAGATCTCTGAACTGTCTGATGAACTCTTATCAAACAAAACATCAGAATTCAAGAAACGATTAAATGAAGGAGAAACGCTAAACGATCTACTTATCCCATCATTCGCAGTTGCACGTGAAGCCTCTCGTCGAATGCTTAATATGCGACCATTTGATGTACAGCTTATTGGTGGCATGATATTACATGAAGGCTGTGTTGCAGAAATGAAAACAGGAGAAGGGAAAACTCTAGCTGCCGTTCTTCCAGTTTATCTGAACGCATTATCTGGGAAAGGGGTACACGTTGTTACAGTTAATGACTACTTAGCTAGCAGAGACGCAGGTACGATGTCTACTGTTTACAATTTTCTTGGACTTTCAACAGGAATTGTTACAAACTCTTCTTCTAACGATGAACGCCGTAAAGCCTATGCATGTGATATAACTTACGTAACTAATAATGAGCTTGGTTTTGATTATTTACGTGATAACATGCAATACAAACGTGAGGATATGGTACAACGCGGACACAATTTTGCAATAGTCGATGAAGTAGATTCTATATTAATAGATGAAGCACGAACGCCATTAGTTATATCTGGCCCGATTGAAGATCAATCTGATTTATATAGGTCTATCGAATCAATCGTATCTCGTTTAGATCCCTCTGATTACGAAATTGATGAGAAACAACGCTCCTCTAACTTCTCTGAAAAAGGGATAGAAAAAATAGAAGATATTTTACGAAATGAAAATATTTTAGAATCAGGCAGTCTATATGATTTTGAAAATGTTTCTACAATTCACCTTCTCAATAACTCCCTAAAAGCACATAAGATTTTTATCCGCGATAAAGATTATATAGTAAAAAACAACGAAGTTGTAATTATTGATGAATTTACTGGACGCATGATGCCAGGCAGAAGATATTCCGATGGCCAACATCAAGCATTAGAAGCAAAGGAAAATGTTAAAATATGTCCTGAAAATCAAACTCTTTCATCAATTACATTTCAAAATTATTTTCGGATGTATACTAAATTATCAGGCATGACTGGAACAGCTACTACAGAAGCTGAAGAATTAGCCAATATATATAAATTAAACGTTATTGAAGTTCCTACTAATGTTCCAACTATTCGAATTGACGAAAATGATGAAATTTATCAAACCGCTGAAGAAAAATATGAAGCTATAATATCAGAAATAATGGCAGCTCATGAAAAAGAACAGCCTATCCTTATAGGAACATCTTCAATAGAAAAATCAGAATATTTAGCAAATTTACTACGTAAGAAAAAGTTTACAAAATTTAAAATCCTAAACGCACTTTACCACGAACAGGAAGCTTATATAATATCTCAAGCAGGAATACCTGGAGCTGTTACAATTGCAACCAATATGGCAGGGAGAGGAACAGATATTCAACTTGGCGGCAATGTGTCTATGCGCATCGAGCATGATCTATCTAATATTATAGATGAAGAAAAAAGATCTAAGCGCATAAATATGATACAAGAAGAAATTAAAGCTCTAAAAGATAAAGCTATAGCTGCAGGAGGACTTTATATCATAGCCACGGAACGTCATGAGAGCAGACGTATAGATAATCAGCTACGTGGACGATCAGGACGCCAAGGAGATCCAGGAAGATCAAAATTCTATTTATCTCTTCAAGACGATCTGATGCGTATATTCGGATCATCTAGAATGGAACTTTTTTTAAGAAAAATGGGGATAGAAAAGGGTGAAGCTATTATTCATCCGTGGATTAATAAAGCAATTGAACATGCACAAAAAAAGGTTGAAGCTCACAATTTTGAGACCAGAAAAAATTTACTAAAATACGACGATGTGGTAAATGAGCAAAGGAAACTGATTTTTGAACAACGCCTTGAAATAATAGATGCATCTGATATCTTAGATATATTATCAGATATGAGCTATAAAGTTGTTGATGATTTAATTACTGTTTTTATACCAAAAAACTCCTATAAAGAAAAATGGGACATTGAAAAGCTCTCATTAGAGCTTAGTGAAATTTTTGGAATAGATTTTCCAATAAAAGACTGGTGCAATAAAGATGATATTGATCACGATAAAATTCGAGATCAAATTATTTATGAAACTAATAAAATAATCAAAAATAAAGAAAAATTATTAGGAATAGAAACGACGAAAACTATTGGCCGAAATATACTTCTTCAAACACTAGACTTATTCTGGAGAGAACATATAGCCAGATTGGATCACTCAAGATCAGTCATAGGCTTCCGCGGCTATGCACAAAGAGATCCTTTACAAGAATATAAATCCGAAGCCTTTGGATTTTTCAAAATCTTACTTGCCAATCTACAACGAGATGTTGTTTCGCAATTTGCTCGAATTGATCTGAATGCAGATAATAATAATTATCTATCCTCTACAGAAGGGGATAAGGAAAAATATGACAACAATACAATAAAAAATAAATTGAATACCGGAAATGCCTTAAATATAAAACGCAATGCACCATGCCCTTGTAATAGTGGGAAAAAATATAAACACTGTCATGGATCATGCTCTTAG
- the lepA gene encoding translation elongation factor 4 produces the protein MSNITAPILRIRNFSIIAHIDHGKSTLADRLIQHCNGLTEREMHSQVLDNMDIERERGITIKAQTVRLNYKAQDGQNYLLNLIDTPGHVDFAYEVSRSLSSCEGSILVVDASQGVEAQTLANVYQAIDNNHEIIIALNKADLPSADPNRIKKQIEDTIGISADDALLVSAKTGEGVPMLLESIVQKLPNPVSPEGENANLKALLIDSWYNSYLGVMVLVRIINGTITKGQSILMMGTNAKYRVDRVGILTPKMVDIDTLYPGEIGVIMASIKDVSNTRVGDTITDDNSPTASSLPGFKPVQPVVFCGLFPVDASQFENLRTAINKLRLNDASFSFEIENSTALGFGFRCGFLGLLHLEIVQERLEREFGIDLIGTAPSVVYNLHMNDGSILKIANPSEMPDLTKIADFREPWIKVTIITPDEYLGSILKLCQERRGMQIEISYIGKRAMLIYELPLNEVVFDFYDRLKSVTKGYASFDYNLIDYRNGDLVKLSILVNNEAVDALSILVHRSAAEKRGRKICEKLKDLIPQQMFQIAIQAAIGSRIIARETVKARRKDVTAKCYGGDITRKRKLLEKQKAGKKRMRQFGKVEIPQNAFVAILKSNDE, from the coding sequence ATGAGTAACATTACAGCACCTATATTGAGAATACGTAATTTTTCCATCATAGCACATATTGACCATGGTAAATCAACGCTTGCCGATCGTCTTATTCAGCATTGCAATGGGCTAACTGAACGCGAAATGCATTCACAAGTACTTGATAACATGGATATAGAGCGTGAACGAGGTATAACAATTAAGGCACAAACTGTAAGATTAAATTATAAAGCCCAAGATGGCCAAAATTATCTTTTAAACCTTATTGATACACCAGGACACGTGGATTTTGCTTATGAAGTTTCTCGATCATTATCATCTTGTGAAGGATCTATTCTTGTTGTTGATGCAAGCCAAGGAGTAGAAGCTCAAACACTTGCCAATGTCTATCAAGCTATTGACAATAATCATGAGATTATCATAGCCCTTAACAAGGCAGATCTACCATCAGCAGATCCAAATCGCATTAAAAAACAAATCGAAGATACAATAGGAATAAGCGCAGACGATGCTTTGCTTGTATCAGCAAAAACAGGAGAAGGAGTACCTATGCTTTTGGAAAGCATAGTTCAAAAACTTCCTAATCCTGTAAGCCCAGAAGGAGAAAATGCTAATCTTAAAGCTCTGCTGATTGATAGTTGGTATAATAGCTATCTTGGGGTTATGGTTTTAGTCAGAATAATAAATGGAACTATCACTAAAGGCCAGTCAATTCTTATGATGGGTACAAATGCAAAATATCGGGTTGATAGGGTTGGAATACTTACACCCAAGATGGTGGATATAGATACTTTATATCCAGGAGAAATTGGTGTCATCATGGCATCTATAAAGGATGTTTCAAATACCCGCGTTGGCGACACCATAACCGACGATAATTCACCTACAGCATCATCATTGCCTGGATTTAAACCAGTGCAACCAGTGGTTTTCTGCGGATTATTCCCGGTAGACGCTTCTCAATTTGAAAACTTACGCACGGCAATAAATAAATTAAGACTTAATGACGCCTCTTTTTCATTTGAAATAGAAAACTCAACTGCACTTGGATTTGGATTTAGATGCGGATTTCTAGGCCTTCTTCATCTAGAGATAGTCCAAGAAAGACTTGAAAGAGAATTTGGAATAGATCTAATAGGAACCGCACCTTCTGTTGTATATAACTTACATATGAACGATGGCAGCATATTAAAAATCGCCAATCCATCAGAAATGCCTGATCTTACAAAAATTGCCGATTTTAGAGAGCCATGGATTAAAGTAACAATTATAACACCTGATGAATATCTAGGATCAATTCTCAAATTATGCCAAGAGAGAAGAGGAATGCAAATAGAGATTAGTTACATTGGTAAAAGGGCAATGCTGATATACGAATTACCACTCAATGAAGTGGTTTTCGATTTTTACGATCGCCTTAAATCAGTCACTAAAGGATATGCATCATTTGATTATAATTTAATCGACTATAGAAACGGCGATCTGGTAAAACTTTCTATATTAGTCAATAATGAGGCAGTAGATGCATTATCTATATTAGTTCATCGTTCCGCAGCAGAAAAACGTGGAAGAAAAATTTGCGAAAAATTAAAAGATCTTATTCCACAACAAATGTTTCAGATAGCAATTCAGGCAGCTATAGGAAGTCGTATTATTGCGAGAGAAACAGTGAAAGCACGTCGAAAAGATGTAACAGCAAAGTGCTATGGAGGCGATATAACACGTAAACGCAAACTTCTAGAAAAACAAAAAGCAGGGAAAAAACGCATGCGCCAATTTGGAAAAGTAGAAATACCTCAAAATGCATTCGTTGCTATTCTGAAAAGTAATGATGAATAA